TTGAAAAGGAAGTGGTCCAACGGGAGTGGGCTTTTCGATACATCAACAACCCCAACGGCGCCGCCTGGCTCGATCTCGAGGCCACAGCTTATCATGCCCACCCTTACCGCAATCCGGTCATCGGCTGGAAGGCGGACATGGAGAAATACAGCACCCGGGACGCCATGGCATTTCACAGCACCTATTATAATCCCGCCAATGCCGTCGCTGTCTTGGTGGGCGATATCACCTTAGCGGATGCCAAACGCCTGGCGCAAATTTATTTTGAAAGATATCCCACCGGCATCCGGGCGCCGGAAACGGTAACCGCGGATCCCCCCCAGGAGGGCCCGCGCAAAAGTATCCGATTTCTCAAAGGCGCCCGATCCCCCCTGGTCCGCATCGGCTTCCATGCCGCACGCATGGGAACCGATGATTTTTACGCCCTCGATGCCATGACCATGATTTTAGGCCAGGGCCTCAGCGCCCGCATGAACCAGAATATCGTCAACCGGGGGGTGGCCGTTGAAGCCTGGGCCGCCAACCCGGATAATCGCTACGGCGGCATGGTGGTCCTGGGCGGATCCCCCAACGAACCCGAGGGGCTGTCGTCTCTTACGGACGAAGCCAAACGACAGGCGTATCTAAAGGCCTGTGAAGAACTTGAAGTCCTGCTTCTGGCGGAAATTGAAAAGATAAAGACGGAACCGGTCAGCCGGCGGGAATTGGATCGCATTATAAAGCTCAACAGGCGGGAATTTCTGGACCGATTAAGCAGCAACGAAAGTTTGGCAGGCACGCTGGCTTCATTTGAAGTAGAGGTCGGCTGGCGTTATCTTACCACCTACCTTGACAAAATTTCAGAAATTACGCCGGCAGATATCCAGCAGGAAGCCCGAAAATATATCCACAGCGAAAACCAAACCAGTATCTACGTCCTTCCCGGCGGGGATCCCGATCAGGCGCCGGCGGAATACGCAGAGATGCGATCACTGGGAAGCGCTGCTGCATCCGGGGTTGCGCCGGCCCGTTCATCTGAAAACCACTCCCGCTATCCCACTCCGGCCGGCTGGAAACATCCCCTTTCGTTTGAGCGTCATCCTGAGAAAATAAAATATCCGCCGGCCGAAACCACAACGGTTGAAGGGGCCAAGATCTTTTACCTGCCGGATCATGAGCTGCCCCTGGTCAACCTGACCCTTTTGATCAAGGCCGGTGAAGTGGATATTGCGGACAGCACATTCGGTCTGGATGATTTGATCAACCAAAGCATCGTCCGGGGCGGGACCGAAGCCTATTCGCCCGCAGAGCTGGCACTGATCCTGGATGAAAATGCAATCCGCATATCCGTATCGGTCCGCCAGGAAGATACCGTTGTGAATCTCTCAGTGATGAAACCGGACTGGCAAAAAGGGGTGTCGATCCTGGCCGAGATTCTGGCACGCCCGCGTTTTGACGCGGATATCCTCAACGCCTTTAAGCAAAGGACGCTGATGGGGCTGGCCCGACAGAGCGAAAACGCCCGGGCGGTCTCCCAGCGGGAAGGCACGATCTGGCATTTCAAGGGGCATCGCTATGGACGGGACCCGCTCATGGCGCTGAAAACCATCCCGGCCATCACCAGAGCGGACCTGAAAAATTTTATTCATGATTACTTTGTGCCTGCAAACATGACCGCGGCCGTTTCCGGCGACATCACCAAGGCGGAAGCCGTCGCCGGCCTGGAAGCTCTTTTCCGGGAGCTACCCCGGACAAAAGCACCCCTGCGCAACATAGGCGAACCCACGGATACCCCGCCGACCCTGACCCTTATCCATAAACCCGGTCAGGTACAATCCCAGGTCAACCTGACCCTTTCCAGCATCAAGCGGTCTCATCCGGACTTTTGGAAAATGAACCTGCTGATGAGTATTTTCGGCGGGAGCGACTCCCTCATGTATACGCGCCTCAGGGACGACCTCGGCCTGGTCTATTCGGCCTATTTTTACCAGTCCTTCAAATGGCAGGCGGGTTTTTTGACAGGATATATCGGCGGCAAGAGCGACCAGACGGGCGAAGCGATTATGGAGACCCTGGACATTATGAAATCGCTGCAAAATGAAATACCGGAACCGGATTTTAGACAAAAACGCCTGGACGCCCTAAACAGTTTTGTCTTTAACGTGGACACCCCGGCAGCCCTGGTGACGACCTATGGTAGTTACCACCTGCGCAATGAACCCCTCGACACCCTCGACCGGATTCAGGAGGCCTTTATCCATGCCGACCGGGAAGAGTTGAAGGGCCTGGCCGCGGCATTTCTGAATCCTGAAAAAATCCAGATCACCGTGGTGGCGGACAAGACGACTCGGGTCAAAAAAGTCGATGGAACAGCGGTCACGCTGGAAGAGGACCTCAAGTCACTTGCCAAAACCCTGGGACTGCCATTTAGGGAAATTGAACTGCGTTAAATAAAGGGGCTTCAATGTTTATCTTCAAATTCAGTCGATTAAAATTTTGTCTTTAATCGTATCATATTTTTTTGCGCCGATTCCCTTCACCTTCATGATCTCTTCTGGAGATTTGAAAGGGCCCTGTTCTTCACGGTATTGCACGATACGCTCAGCCATGGTCTTTCCAATCCCTTTAATCTGTTGAAGTTCTTTTAAAGTTGCCTTATTAATATTTATCTTTTCAGCGGATTGGGCCCAGGCCATCGAAACAAAGGTTATAAGAATTACCGTGGCGATAAAACCGATACTGAATCTTGTTTTCATTGTAATGCTCCTTTTTTTGGATTGAAGCCCCTTTTTGTGAAACGAGCTGTAAAGCTCTTTAAATCCCTTTTCAAATTTCATGCCGAAATAACCCACCTGTCGGCAAAAAAATATAAGAGACCCAATTATCATTGTATCCTTAAAATATTTAAATAGTTATGTCGCCCCAACAAGTGGGACCGATTTTTTTTTGGGAAAGCGCCACTTCTGGCTGTGATTCCGGAAGCACCTGAAGAAATTTCGATGCACAAAAAAATGTGCAAACATGCACATTTTTTTGTGCATGCCGGATGAATTTGAAAACCGTTATAACCGTATCGGTCTAGAAATTCACCGGCAATTGCCGCCGCCCTCTCTTGGGTTGCATTTGGACGCTAAAAGATATAGATTATAGAAAATCAAACCTAATAAACAGGTGCAGCAAATGAAGGTTTTATTAAAATGTTTTTATTTTTTCCTGATTGCCATGGTAGCGGCGAGCCCGGTCGCGGCGAATGTCCTGCAAAGTGAAATCTTGGGGGTCAAATGGGGAACCGACATATCGGCGCTGAAAAACTATGTAAAATTATGGCAAAAGGATAGTGTCAGTTTCTATCTCAAACCGGGCGTCAACCATACCATCTATGAAATTCAGATTCCCGGCGTTGTTTATGGATTCTATTCAGATAAGTTTTTTGCGGCTTATGCCAAAATTGATGATCCGACTGTTTTCAGCCGGCTTAAAAGCGAGCTTACGGCCCAATACGGAAACCCCAAAATAACGCTAACCATGAAAAACGAGCAGCGCATATTTACCTGGAAGGACGGAAACATAAGGATAAAACTAAAACACTATCAGCAGGGCGGCAAAATGAAGCTTGCCTTTTATTACATGCCGCTGTCTGAAACCGTAAATGAAACCCAGCAGGAAGAGCTCCAGGAAAAGACCTGGACCCTTTTTCCCATCGAAACAGGCAAAACACCCAAAAACCTGAAGCCCGAAGATCTTCCCAGCATCCCCATCCTCAGGTTTTAAATTGACAGCAGGCCCACGGTGTGACATAAATTGCTTAGAAGCCATTTCAAAACCTCAGATCAGGCTTGAGAGCAAGGCGCAAGCCGATGAAAAAGCGCAGCATACATGTGAGTATGTGAGCATTTTGAAGAGGATTGCAACGCAGCTATCAGGCCTCAGATGGGGTTTTGAAATGGC
The nucleotide sequence above comes from Desulfobacterales bacterium. Encoded proteins:
- a CDS encoding pitrilysin family protein, which produces MRLFRYIVVGFAILLVFSGISPAKASVSEIQIEVKEFTLENGMQFLIVERPATPQVAIRLAIRAGSALESAGKTGIAHLLEHMMFKGTKNFGTLDYQKDQELQERIEAAYQIVLRERQKRNPDLNLITQKLAEMDSLRMEVKKIFVPQAFSAQLGKNGAVNVNAFTTKDQTQYIMSVPSDMIEQWFSMASEQLFEPSWREFYVEKEVVQREWAFRYINNPNGAAWLDLEATAYHAHPYRNPVIGWKADMEKYSTRDAMAFHSTYYNPANAVAVLVGDITLADAKRLAQIYFERYPTGIRAPETVTADPPQEGPRKSIRFLKGARSPLVRIGFHAARMGTDDFYALDAMTMILGQGLSARMNQNIVNRGVAVEAWAANPDNRYGGMVVLGGSPNEPEGLSSLTDEAKRQAYLKACEELEVLLLAEIEKIKTEPVSRRELDRIIKLNRREFLDRLSSNESLAGTLASFEVEVGWRYLTTYLDKISEITPADIQQEARKYIHSENQTSIYVLPGGDPDQAPAEYAEMRSLGSAAASGVAPARSSENHSRYPTPAGWKHPLSFERHPEKIKYPPAETTTVEGAKIFYLPDHELPLVNLTLLIKAGEVDIADSTFGLDDLINQSIVRGGTEAYSPAELALILDENAIRISVSVRQEDTVVNLSVMKPDWQKGVSILAEILARPRFDADILNAFKQRTLMGLARQSENARAVSQREGTIWHFKGHRYGRDPLMALKTIPAITRADLKNFIHDYFVPANMTAAVSGDITKAEAVAGLEALFRELPRTKAPLRNIGEPTDTPPTLTLIHKPGQVQSQVNLTLSSIKRSHPDFWKMNLLMSIFGGSDSLMYTRLRDDLGLVYSAYFYQSFKWQAGFLTGYIGGKSDQTGEAIMETLDIMKSLQNEIPEPDFRQKRLDALNSFVFNVDTPAALVTTYGSYHLRNEPLDTLDRIQEAFIHADREELKGLAAAFLNPEKIQITVVADKTTRVKKVDGTAVTLEEDLKSLAKTLGLPFREIELR
- a CDS encoding helix-hairpin-helix domain-containing protein; this translates as MKTRFSIGFIATVILITFVSMAWAQSAEKININKATLKELQQIKGIGKTMAERIVQYREEQGPFKSPEEIMKVKGIGAKKYDTIKDKILID